The genomic region AGAGCGAGGGCGTGCCCGCGATGATGATAACCGCGAGCCACAACCCGCCGGAGTACAACGGCGTGAAGCTCATCGGCACCGACGGGGTCGAACTCGCCGTCTCGGACCTCGAACGCGTCGAGGACATCCTGCTGACCGAGAAGTTCGAGGCCGCGTCGTGGGACGAGGTCGGCCACGTCACGACCGTCGAGGACGCCTGTGACCGCTACGTCGACCAGCTGCTCGACGCCGTGGACACGGAGAAGATCGCCGACGCCGACCTGACCGTCGCACTTGACCCCGGCCACGGCGCGGGCGCGCTCACCTCGCCCGAGTTCTTCCGGCGCCTCGGCTGCCGGGTCGTCACGGTCAACGCCCAGCCCGACGGGCACTTCCCCGGGCGCGACCCCGAGCCCGTCCCGGAGAACCTCGAAGACCTCGGCCGCCTCGTCCGCGCGACCGGTGCCGACGTGGGAATCGCCCACGACGGCGACGCCGACCGCGCCATCTTCTACGACGAAAATGGAGACTACGTCGAGGGCGACGCCACCCTCGCAGCGCTCGCGGCTGCCGAACTCGGCCCCGAGGACACCACGGTCTCGGCGGTCAACGTCTCCCAGCGCCTCGTCGACGTGGCGAACGAGACGGGCGCGACGCTGGAACTCACGCCCATCGGCTCGACCAACATCATCACCCGCATCGAAGAACTCCAGGCGAAGGGCGAACACGTCCCGGTCGCCGGCGAGGGCAACGGTGGCATCTTCTTCCCCGACTACCGGCTCACCCGAGACGGCGCGTACGTCGGCGCACGCTTCCTCGAACTCGTCGCCGACCGACCCGTCAGCGAGATCGTCGAGCCCTACAGCGGCTACCACAACGTCCGCCGGAACGTCGAGTACGACACCGAATCCGAGCGCGCCGCCATGCTCGCCGCCGCCGAGCAACGCGCCGAAGCAGACGACGAGGCCGACCTCGACACCAAGGACGGCTACCGCCTCGA from Haloarchaeobius sp. HME9146 harbors:
- the glmM gene encoding phosphoglucosamine mutase; the encoded protein is MKVFGSSGTRGVANEELTPDFVLRVAKAAGTAWNADRVAIARDTRATGEMLADAAVAGLTSVGVDVDRLGVVPTPGAQVYAESEGVPAMMITASHNPPEYNGVKLIGTDGVELAVSDLERVEDILLTEKFEAASWDEVGHVTTVEDACDRYVDQLLDAVDTEKIADADLTVALDPGHGAGALTSPEFFRRLGCRVVTVNAQPDGHFPGRDPEPVPENLEDLGRLVRATGADVGIAHDGDADRAIFYDENGDYVEGDATLAALAAAELGPEDTTVSAVNVSQRLVDVANETGATLELTPIGSTNIITRIEELQAKGEHVPVAGEGNGGIFFPDYRLTRDGAYVGARFLELVADRPVSEIVEPYSGYHNVRRNVEYDTESERAAMLAAAEQRAEADDEADLDTKDGYRLDYGDAWVLARPSGTEPLVRIYAEAKDEDRAVSLVEAMHDALEAAKSGN